A genome region from Cryptococcus neoformans var. neoformans B-3501A chromosome 8, whole genome shotgun sequence includes the following:
- a CDS encoding hypothetical protein (Match to ESTs gb|CF187104.1|CF187104, gb|CF182930.1|CF182930, gb|CF182929.1|CF182929; HMMPfam hit to Peptidase_M28, Peptidase family M28, score: 25.6, E(): 1.8e-08) codes for MLITPAILALPLLASAVPTAKEQLAFQGSIGSAILEGQDIFAAHDGFSLDLGEMRLVQFSEEEPPVWMSELEKIQAKAKGLRFMDITETPGLGFSSYFLPSAANVKYSYPTPGNHTKTISSIIKKLDIDHMKDFLTKFTSFRTRYYKSDTGKDSQKFLLKTLKEIAKPHSGITVKEFAHPWGQNSIIVRFAPADPANEDAPITIVGSHQDSANMWPFLPAPGADDDGSGTTSSLEGFRALVNANYTPSTPLEFHYFSAEEGGLLGSQAVAKSYEDEGKKVLAMLQMDMTAWVKAGTEERVGIIQDFVDPDLTEFIETLVEEYLSIPPVKTQCSYACSDHASFAKAGYQSAFAIEATFDDSNTRNIHSTADTMDHPEFSFTHMREFSKLVVAFSVELAGIADQ; via the exons ATGCTCATAACACCAGCTATCCTTgccctccccctcctcgcGAGCGCAGTCCCCACGGCCAAGGAACAGCTCGCTTTCCAGGGCTCGATCGGCTCGGCGATCCTCGAAGGCCAGGACATCTTCGCAGCTCATGATGGCTTCTCTTTGGACCTCGGCGAAATGAGACTCGTCCAGTtctcggaagaagaacctcCTGT ATGGATGTCGGAGCTTGAGAAAATCCAAGCCAAGGCAAAAGGTCTCCGTTTCATGGATAT CACGGAGACACCTGGCTTAGGCTTCTCTAGCTACTTTCTCCCTTCCGCTGCCAACGTCAAATATT CGTACCCTACGCCAGGCAACCACACAAAGACGATCAGTTCTATTATCAAGAAGCTTGATATCGATCACATGAAGGATTTCTTGACCAAGTTTACTTC ATTCCGCACCCGATACTACAAGTCGGACACGGGCAAGGACTCTCAGAAGTTTTTGCTCAAGACTCTCAAAGAG ATTGCAAAACCTCACTCCGGTATCACCGTCAAGGAGTTTGCTCATCCTTGGGGGCAAAACAGCATCATCGTCCGCTTCGCTCCTGCTGATCCCGCCAATGAAGACGCACCCATCACCATTGTTGGGTCTCACCAAGACTCTGCCAACATGTGGCCATTCCTCCCTGCTCC CGGtgcggatgatgatggttcCGGTACGACGTCCTCTCTTGAAGGATTCCGCGCTCTCGTCAACGCCAACTACACACCTTCTACCCCTCTTGAGTTCCATTACTTCTctgcagaagaaggtggtCTCCTCGGCTCTCAGGCCGTTGCCAAGTCAtacgaggatgagggtaAGAAGGTGCTTGCCATGCTGCAAATGGACATGACCGCCTGGGTCAAAGCTGGTACCGAGGAGAGAGTCGGTATCATTCAGGACTTTGTCGACCCGGATTTGACTGAATTCATCGAGACCCTTGTGGAGGAGTACT TGAGCATCCCTCCCGTAAAGACCCAGTGTTCTTATGCTTGCTCTGATCACGCGAGCTTTGCCAAAGCCGGTTATCAATCTGCTTTTGC CATCGAAGCTACGTTCGATGACTCCAACACTCGAAACATTCACTCCACAGCAGACACTATGGACCACCCCGAATTCTCTTTCACGCACATGCGAGA ATTCTCCAAGCTTGTGGTCGCGTTCTCCGTCGAACTCGCCGGCATCGCTGATCAATAA
- a CDS encoding hypothetical protein (HMMPfam hit to Peptidase_M48, Peptidase family M48, score: 115.0, E(): 1.8e-31) — protein sequence MPALKSGLLNITRFSLLFLPFAIRYKLWKRYRRISLLLLQIPIFAICIILALGLDQSPRTKRWRLLLMSEHEELAWSRRKQREILRNDGHKLLPPDDPRSRQVARVTTRLVTALEEEDRHIVYGANWPPKSQELSRLISEREALIGEGDRYYLPSGTAKSTYVPYRPPTNNPLKQFESPDWRVYVIDSPEVNAFALPSRDVFVYTGLLDTLPGDDVMLSAILAHEIAHVVERHTVENLGFLNLATVGFDVLRGLAFAFTISFPFITDSAGMCINWINNVLADRAYSRKLEMEADAVGLEIMATAGYDPRAASDLWELMACVEDDAAAMGQGISVENRFTLLRTHPTSDVRLKALSKDMEGALKIWRDHRRKRQPKRVEKKQEKKDNVPESDKAVSE from the exons ATGCCGGCCTTGAAGAGTGGCTTGCTCAATATCACAAGGTTTAGCCTTCTGTTTCTGCCATTTGCAATTAGATACAA GTTGTGGAAAAGATACCGACGGATATCCCTTTTGTTGCTACAAATCCCT ATATTCGCGATCTGTATAATCCTTGCATTAGGATTAGATCAAAGCCCACGAacgaaaagatggagacTTCTACTCATGTCTGAGCACGAAGAGCTTGCGTGGTCAAGACGAAA GCAAAGAGAAATTCTTCGTAACGATGGCCATAAGTTGCTCCCTCCAGATGATCCTCGATCTCGTCAAGTCGCTAGAGTCACCACTCGCCTCGTCACCgcattggaagaagaagaccgtCATATCGTTTATGGAGCCAATTGGCCGCCCAAATCGCAAGAACTGTCCCGGCTGATCTCTGAACGAGAAGCCTTGATAGGAGAAGGAGACAGATATTACCTACCGAGTGGTACAGCTAAGAGTACATACGTACCCTACAGACCGCCTACCAACAACCCTTTGAAACAGTTTGAGTCGCCAGACTGGCGCGTGTATGTGATAGATTCA CCTGAAGTGAATGCCTTCGCCCTACCAAGCAGAGATGTTTTTGTTTACACCGGTCTCCTTGACACACTGCCCGGGGATGATGTCATGCTGTCTGCAATCTTAGCCCATGAGATCGCTCATGTCGTAGAAAGACATACGGTTGAAAATCTAGGA TTCTTGAATCTGGCGACTGTGGGATTTGACGTCTTGCGAGGATTGGCCTTTGCATTtaccatctccttcccatT TATCACGGACTCAGCCGGGATGTGTATCAACTGGATCAACAATGTCCTCGCCGACAGAGCTTACTCTAGAAAACTTGAAATGGAGGCCGATGCTGTAGGCTTGGAG ATCATGGCGACCGCAGGATACGACCCTAGGGCCGCAAGCGACTTGTGGGAGCTTATGGCATGTGTGGAGGACGACGCAGCGGCGATGGGACAAGGGATCAGTGTCGAGAACCGGTTCACTCTGCTTAGGACGCATCCGACAAGTGACGTTCGACTAAAA GCTCTCAGCAAGGATATGGAAGGTGCGCTGAAGATTTGGCGGGACCATAGGAGGAAGCGTCAGCCCAAGAGAGTGGAGAAAAAgcaggaaaagaaggataacGTCCCTGAATCGGACAAAGCTGTATCGGAATAA
- a CDS encoding hypothetical protein (HMMPfam hit to EXS, EXS family, score: 170.4, E(): 3.7e-48; HMMPfam hit to SPX, SPX domain, score: 127.3, E(): 3.5e-35), whose protein sequence is MKFGRYLQENLTPEWKRAYIDYRACKKAIKVIAARLGQIKQEEDVDGGGSSSGPDDDHGPSAPQIKSPDTLRGSKGSLRSRLGTARDTPRLARFSSRPSENQSPNYGSTLESPHPHPPQPAVSNPPPLDLGEPGVDDDYTPSTDLRTDELHLASNPDQCKDRSHTPNPKKGVAFSPTAEEIGGQRIDELPETSTRSQSSEDGKSSDGVVQSDSREPLKRRPADLIVNTDKTAPSPRLLGRSGKGFLTPRLSSIRGDATPTSRGNKSPARSPARSLRSMTLPSPALGIRTTATSAHPTETFDDLYDRMERDEKAFFDLLQRQLDKVEKFYVEREQEAIKRAHDLRVQLRELADHRKLYHEIYPEGIPEWEAKMGRILPNGVQPRAPAFTKIRSRFKYTFDDRENTSSNPNERPNGDPNVTSSGSQSPVMSEHERQHLRQAMAEDKEHQTYSPERYQKYKKDLRNAVLEFYRQLELIKNYRIMNLTGFRKALKKFEKVTKIPCLEMYTDERIAKCTFSKSEAIDDLIKQCEELYTVHFEHGDSKKARERLRRQQMEKTHYQSVFRSGLMLGIGLPAAIAALVEACRDETRREIPSWEGLLQAYGGLYLPVIFALLFELNLWAYINVPKLIVRQFVMELARPAIDYRSFMEIPAFLFLTLSYCFYFSFARVGSSNIDPTTWPAAWLIFLCVFWLNPLPVLRRGTRYWLLRVMFRVLTPGYSRVEFIAFFLADELNSLAYSLQNIYFIACSYANKWPGNIFTVCPAGRSWQYAIFLCLPALSRLIQCLKRYHDSKLNIHLINAGKYASVITQQCLFVWWRNKGNNDSGASFIIWVIIATISAIYTCSWDFIIDWSLFRPNSGLLRKDLGYSRRYVYYFAMVSNFLIRFVFVWYIPFSTQNIRLRSFFFSLAEMLRRWQWNFFRVETEHLGNADAYRVTREIPLPYRRVDRDSDEESDPHEIEKSKGRSGRHHMSVNLDRLRRSIRDRNTDEGRGPDALDAGPRGHAPERDYEARRPGDIQERVPIGEQRV, encoded by the exons ATGAAGTTCGGACG TTATCTACAGGAGAATCTCACTCCTGAGTGGAAACGGGCGTACATCGATTATCGAGCCTGCAAGAAAGCAATTAAAGTCATCGCTGCTCGTCTAGGGCAGATCaaacaggaagaagatgtagaCGGAGGTGGTAGCAGCTCGGGGCCGGATGACGACCATGGCCCTTCAGCACCCCAAATAAAATCCCCGGATACATTGAGAGGGTCTAAAGGGTCTTTGCGCAGTAGATTGGGTACTGCAAGGGACACACCTCGCTTGGCAAGATTTTCG TCAAGACCTTCTGAAAATCAATCTCCAAACTATGGGTCAACCTTAGAAtcacctcatcctcatcctccacaacCTGCCGTCAGCAACCCACCACCTCTCGATCTAGGCGAGCCTGGAGTGGATGATGACTACACACCTTCAACCGACCTACGTACTGACGAACTCCATCTTGCCTCAAATCCTGACCAATGCAAAGACAGAAGCCATACACCTAATCCCAAGAAAGGCGTTGCCTTTAGTCCAACTGCAGAGGAAATTGGAGGTCAAAGGATAGATGAATTGCCAGAGACATCAACCCGGTCACAATCCAGTGAAGATGGTAAATCTTCCGATGGTGTCGTGCAGAGTGACTCCCGAGAACCTTTGAAAAGAAGACCTGCAGATCTTATTGTGAATACGGACAAAACAGCTCCTAGTCCAAGATTACTGGGTAGAAGTGGCAAAGGGTTTTTGACCCCGAGATTATCGAGTATCAGAGGCGATGCGACACCCACGTCAAGAGGCAATAAAAGTCCTGCCAGGAGTCCAGCCAGAAGTCTTA GGTCTATGACGCTCCCTTCACCTGCTCTCGGTATTCGTACTACCGCAACTTCTGCTCATCCCACTGAGACCTTTGACGACCTCTACGACCGCATGGAACGCGATGAAAAAGCATTCTTTGATTTACTTCAAAGGCAGCTCGACAAAGTTGAAAAGTTTTATGTGGAAAGGGAGCAAGAAGCCATCAAGCGCGCACATGATCTCCGGGTCCAATTACGCGAGCTTGCAGACCATCGTAAGCTCTATCATGAGATTTATCCCGAAGGTATACCAGAGTGGGAAGCAAAGATGGGGAGGATTTTGCCAAACGGCGTACAACCAAGGGCACCAGCTTTTACCAAAATTCGGAGCCGATTTAAATACACATTTGACGACAGGGAAAACACCTCTTCAAACCCTAATGAGAGGCCCAATGGAGATCCGAATGTGACGTCGTCAGGGTCCCAATCACCGGTCATGAGCGAGCATGAAAGGCAGCATCTGCGGCAGGCCATGGCAGAGGACAAGGAACATCAGACGTACAGCCCGGAGAGGTATCAAAAATACAAGAAAGACCTGAGGAATGCAGTATTGGAATTTTACCGGCAGCTCGAGTTAATCAAGAACTACAGA ATTATGAATCTCACTGGCTTTAGAAAGGCCTTGAAAAAGTTTGAAAAAGTCACAAAG ATACCATGCCTCGAGATGTACACAGACGAACGCATTGCGAAATGCACATTTTCAAAAAGCGAAGCTATCGATGATCTCATCAAGCAGTGCGAGGAACTTTATACAGTTCATTTTG AGCATGGTGATTCAAAGAAAGCTAGGGAGAGGCTTCGTAGACAGCAGATGGAGAAAACACATTACCAAAGCGTCTTCCGGTCAGGTTTGATGCTCGGTATCGGGCTCCCGGCGGCTATAGCAGCTCTTGTAGAAG CTTGTCGAGATGAAACTCGGAGAGAGATCCCTAGCTGGGAAGGTTTACTGCAAGCCTACGGCGGACTCTACTTACCCGTCATTTTTGCGCTGCTCTTTGAGCTTAATTTATGGGCGTAT ATCAATGTACCGAAACTAATTGTGCGTCAGTTCGTCATGGAGCTTGCAAGACCTGCCATCGATTACCGGTCTTTCATGGAG ATACCTGCATTCTTGTTCTTGACCCTCAGCTATTGCTTCTATTTCTCCTTTGCTCGTGTAGGAAGCTCAAACATTGATCCTACGAC ATGGCCAGCTGCATGGCTTATATTCTTATGTGTGTTCTGGCTCAATCCTCTCCCGGTACTTCGAAGGGGAACACGATACTGGCTTCTGCGAGTCATGTTTCGAGTTCTTACTCCAGGCTACAGCCGCGTTGAG TTCATTGCGTTCTTTCTTGCCGATGAACTCAATAGTCTGGCCTACTCTCTCCAAAACATCTACTTTATCGCCTGTTCAT ATGCCAACAAATGGCCGGGGAATATATTTACCGTTTGTCCGGCCGGTAGATCTTGGCAATATGCCATTTTCCTGTGCCTGCCGGCATTGTCGCGTCTCATTCAGTGTCTGAAGCGTTATCATGACTCAAAGCTTAATATTCATTTGATCAAC GCTGGAAAATATGCGAGTGTGATTACCCAACAATGCCTGTTTGTATGGTGGAGGAACAAAGGGAATAACGACTCCGGAGCCTCATTCATAATCTGGGTCATTATTGCCACAATTAGTGCGATTTACACCTGTAGTTGG GATTTTATTATCGACTGGAGCTTGTTCAGACCAAACTCTGGACTGCTTCGTAAAGACCTGGGTTACAGTCGACGATAT GTGTACTATTTTGCCATGGTGTCCAACTTTTTGATTCGATTCGTCTTCGTTTG GTATATCCCGTTTTCCACTCAAAACATCCGATTACGAagttttttcttctcgctGGCAGAGATGCTCCGTAGATGGCAATGGAATTTCT TTCGTGTCGAGACTGAACACCTTGGTAACGCCGATGCCTATCGG GTTACTCGCGAGATTCCCTTACCGTATCGCCGTGTCGATCGCGATTCGGATGAGGAATCAGATCCTCACGAAATCGAAAAGTCAAAGGGCCGATCAGGTCGCCACCATATGTCAGTCAATCTTGACCGCCTTCGACGCAGTATTCGGGATCGTAACACCGATGAAGGACGGGGGCCAGATGCGTTAGATGCGGGTCCAAGGGGTCACGCACCAGAAAGAGATTATGAGGCCAGAAGGCCTGGGGATATACAAGAGAGAGTCCCGATTGGTGAACAACGAGTGTAA
- a CDS encoding hypothetical protein (HMMPfam hit to Exo_endo_phos, Endonuclease/Exonuclease/phosphatase family, score: 100.3, E(): 4.7e-27), with amino-acid sequence MSRLPPVGHHKLRRLRCHLTRSIYRFSSMKKKNIEGLLDELDAQIFCFQEHKTVRTRLEKSMACPGPYDGFWTFPRSKTGYSGVCTYVDSRYCVPLKAEEGITGLLLGDRLSTMKPPWTDAERIGSYPDVNDMEWMDELDGTKFDVKKLDMEGRAVVCDFGLFVLFNLYCPNETNSARRPYKMNYLHALQERVQLLQAAGREVMLVGDINIVRQPMDSGEGPVRSSAEQHYSHPARRILDDWCAPKGPMIDVVRESWPQRDDMFTCWNQKLDARSANYGSRIDYVLCTPGLRPWIKGGDILPKVYGSDHCPVYVDLHESIVTPEGETLHLRDMLNPKDRPTSTSPVYPNDVKREAPEPPRFATKFMDEFSGRQTSLKSFFGGGSKRAQEKTNGASLSTSVSASASPAPTPTASELSSAVQASESGATKIVSLPQAPEECVSAPFSLARTAFSSLDNPSPVHSRELSSKTSDGAPVKATLSSKQDKSSAKPIDMTLDDDEDDEPILVSSKSENKPPPKPTRSSLSGSKSASSQVKLSSFFSQPHTEGKRKSPPPPSSAPSISKRPSLAPLPQSNNAPFAASPSATTAEDECQGMTEEENQLISQAIAEADAERAEKNAKAAPQWSSLFAKKLPPLCTVHHKPCKDFGKLPQWIFC; translated from the exons ATGTCTAGATTACCACCCGTAGGTCACCACAAGTTGCGTCGCCTGCGATGCCATCTCACTCGAAGCATCTACAGGTTCAGctcgatgaagaagaagaacatcGAAGGCCTGCTCGATGAACTGGATGCCCAGATATTTTGCTTTCAAG AACATAAAACGGTCCGCACACGTCTAGAGAAGTCAATGGCTTGCCCGGGCCCATACGACGGCTTCTGGACTTTTCCTCGTTCCAAAACTGGTTATAGCGGAGTCTGCACCTATGTGGATTCTCGCTATTGCGTGCCTCTCAAGGCGGAAGAAGGTATTACCGGACTTCTTTTAGGCGACCGGCTGAGTACGATGAAGCCACCATGGACCGATGCGGAAAGAATAGGCAGTTATCCTGATGTGAATGATATGgaatggatggatgagctGGACGGGACAAAGTTTGATGTCAAGAAGCTCGACATGGAGGGACGGGCTGTGGTATGCGATTTCGG ACTGTTCGTCTTATTCAACCTTTACTGCCCGAACGAGACAAATAGTGCTAGGCGACCATACAAAATGAACTATCTACACGCTCTTCAAGAACGTGTACAGCTCCTTCAGGCTGCTGGGCGCGAAGTCATGCTCGTGGGAGATATCAACATTGTACGCCAGCCGATGGATTCCGGAGAAGGACCTGTGAGGTCTTCAGCGGAGCAACATTATTCCCACCCTGCAAGACGGATACTTGATGATTGGTGTGCGCCGAAAGGACCGATGATAGATGTCGTCAGAGAGAGCTGGCCTCAAAGAGATGATATGTTCACCTGTTGGAATCAGAAACTCGACGCCAG GTCGGCAAACTATGGAAGCCGTATTGACTATGTACTATGTACACCTGGTCTTCGTCCATGGATCAAGGGCGGCGATATACTTCCCAAGGTGTACGGGTCTGATCACTGTCCCGTGTATGTCGACTTGCATGAGTCCATCGTCACTCCAGAAGGGGAGACTCTCCACCTTCGCGATATGCTTAATCCCAAAGATCGACCCACTAGCACGTCTCCTGTATACCCAAATGATGTCAAGAGGGAAGCACCTGAGCCGCCAAGGTTCGCAACCAAATTTATGGACGAGTTCTCAGGGAGACAGACAAGTCTAAAGAGTTTTTTTGGTGGAGGATCGAAGCGGGCacaggagaagacgaatgGAGCCAGTCTTAGTACAAGTGTGAGCGCGAGTGCTAGTCCGGCTCCAACCCCTACTGCATCAGAATTATCATCGGCAGTGCAAGCATCCGAATCTGGTGCTACAAAAATTGTTTCACTCCCGCAAGCGCCGGAAGAATGCGTTTCCGCCCCATTCAGCCTTGCTCGAACTGCTTTCAGTTCGTTGGACAATCCCTCCCCTGTTCATAGCCGGGAATTATCTTCCAAAACAAGCGACGGTGCCCCAGTAAAGGCAACCTTATCGTCCAAACAAGATAAATCTAGCGCAAAGCCCATAGACATGACATtagatgacgatgaggatgatgagccAATCTTGGTATCGTCAAAATCGGAAAACAAGCCCCCACCGAAACCTACGAGGTCATCGTTGTCTGGTTCGAAATCAGCCTCCTCACAAGTCAAGCTCTCTTCATTTTTCAGTCAACCGCATACCGAAGGCAAAAGAAAatccccaccaccaccatcctcaGCTCCTTCTATCTCAAAACGGCCCTCATTGGCACCACTTCCTCAGTCAAATAATGCTCCGTTTGCTGCCTCTCCTTCCGCCACAACTGCGGAAGATGAGTGCCAGGGCatgacagaagaagagaatcAACTTATTTCGCAAGCTATTGCAGAAGCAGACGCAGAAAGAGCAGAAAAAAACGCAAAAGCTGCTCCGCAATGGTCCAGCCTTTTTGCCAAAAAGCTGCCACCGTTGTGCACAGTTCATCATAAGCCGTGCAAGGATTTTGGTAAGTTGCCGCAATGGATTTTCTGTTAA
- a CDS encoding hypothetical protein (HMMPfam hit to Pkinase, Protein kinase domain, score: 313.3, E(): 3.6e-91), which yields MAPQTVPCQYKTGKTLGSGTYAVVKECVHITTGEYYACKVLNKKFLMGREHMVRNEIAVLKRVSAGHKNIVQLHDFFETTHNLYLVFDLCTGGELFDRICAKGSYFEKDAANIVRTVTSAVKYLHDQGIVHRDLKPENILFKSKAEDADLMLADFGLSKVLDDDKFAILTTTCGTPGYMAPEIFKKAGHGKPVDIWAIGVITYFLLCGYTPFDRDSQYEEMQAICKGDYRFEPVEYWGGVSETARQFVRDCLTVDPTNRPTVDELLNHPWLRDVEASKDEPAEAKGVDLLPNVKAAFDAKKTFRKAVLGMMAVHRLQDHSATIHGQTEAEQEKLKKEVEAFKEEAAQEDVKDVIQPGAPASI from the exons ATGGCCCCTCAGACTGTGCCCTGCCAGTACAAGACTGGAAAGACACTAGGAAG TGGAACGTA CGCTGTTGTCAAAGAATGTGTTCACATCACG ACCGGTGAATACTACGCCTGCAAGGTACTTAATAAGAAGTTCTTGATG GGCCGAGAGCATATGGTCCGGAATGAAATTGCCGTCCTTAAGCGAGTTTCAGCTGGCCACAAGAACATCGTTCAACTACACGACTTTTTCGAGACTACCCACAATCTTTAT CTTGTCTTTGACCTTTGTACCGGTGGAGAGCTTTTCGACAGGATCTGTGCCAAGGGAAGCTACTTTGAGAA GGATGCTGCCAATATTGTGCGAACTGTAACATCAGCCGTCAAGTACCTCCATGACCAAGGCATCGTTCACAGAG ATTTGAAGCCGGAGAACATTCTTTTCAAGTCCAAGGCCGAAGATGCGGACCTCATGTTGGCTGACTTTGGATTGTCCAAAGTATTGGATGACGATAAATTTGCCATTCTGACTACTACATGTGGT ACCCCTGGTTACATGGCT CCTGAAATATTCAAAAAGGCCGGTCATGGTAAGCCTGTGGATATTTGGGCCATCGGTGTCATCAC CTACTTCCTCCTTTGTGGCTATACCCCCTTCGACCGCGACTCGCAATATGAAGAAATGCAAGCCATCTGCAAGGGCGACTATCGCTTCGAACCTGTCGAATATTGGGGGGGTGTCTCTGAAACCGCCAGGCAGTTCGTGCGTGACTGCTTGACTGTCGACCCCACAAATCGACCTACTGTCGATGAATTGTTAAACCATCCTTGGTTGAGAGACGTTGAAGCCTCCAAGGACGAGCCCGCTGAGGCTAAGGGTGTTGACTTGTTGCCTAACGTCAAGGCCGCCTTCGATGCCAAGAAGACTT TCCGCAAGGCAGTTTTGGGTATGATGGCTGTTCACAGGCTCCAAGATCACAGTGCCACTATCCACGGTCAGACCGAGGCAGAGCaggaaaagttgaagaaggaagtggaagcgttcaaggaagaggcggctCAG GAGGACGTGAAGGATGTTATCCAACCAGGTGCTCCCGCCTCCATTTAA